One genomic window of Ruficoccus amylovorans includes the following:
- the gluQRS gene encoding tRNA glutamyl-Q(34) synthetase GluQRS, translating to MLDKNSGSAYRGRLAPTPTGWLHLGHAATFLRAQERCRAAGGTLILRNEDLDPQRCRPQYAHDALEDLRWLGLDWAEGPDVGGPHAPYNQSERLPHYLAAWEKLRDAGAIYPCERSRRELRERVAAPHEEDEEAEPIYPPQWRPAPGTGRDARSPEGVNWRFRVPDGEVIGFRDKLAGEQSFVAGEDFGDFLIWRRDGVPAYELAVVVDDLAMRITEVVRGADLLKSTARQLLIYRALGATAQVPAFAHCPLVRDTHGKRLAKRSDALSLRTLRARGTPPEEVRHLAAQMS from the coding sequence GTGTTGGATAAAAACAGCGGCAGCGCCTACCGGGGACGGCTCGCCCCCACCCCCACCGGCTGGCTCCACCTGGGGCACGCGGCCACCTTCCTGCGCGCACAGGAGCGCTGCCGGGCGGCGGGCGGAACGCTCATCCTCCGCAACGAGGACCTCGACCCCCAGCGATGCCGTCCGCAGTACGCCCACGACGCGCTCGAAGACCTCCGCTGGCTCGGCCTTGACTGGGCGGAAGGTCCGGACGTGGGCGGCCCGCACGCCCCCTACAACCAGAGCGAACGCCTGCCCCACTACCTCGCCGCCTGGGAAAAACTCCGCGACGCCGGAGCCATCTACCCCTGCGAACGCTCCCGGCGCGAACTGCGCGAGCGCGTGGCCGCCCCCCATGAGGAGGACGAGGAGGCCGAGCCGATTTACCCGCCGCAGTGGCGCCCCGCCCCCGGCACCGGCCGCGATGCCCGCTCGCCGGAAGGCGTCAACTGGCGCTTCCGCGTCCCCGACGGCGAAGTTATCGGCTTCCGGGACAAACTGGCGGGCGAGCAATCCTTTGTCGCGGGCGAGGATTTCGGGGATTTTCTCATCTGGCGCCGCGACGGTGTGCCCGCCTACGAACTGGCCGTTGTGGTGGATGACCTGGCCATGCGCATTACCGAAGTCGTGCGCGGAGCCGACCTGCTCAAGTCCACCGCCCGCCAGCTTTTAATCTACCGGGCGCTCGGGGCTACCGCACAGGTGCCCGCCTTCGCCCACTGCCCGCTCGTCCGCGACACTCATGGCAAACGGCTGGCCAAGCGTAGCGATGCCCTCAGCCTGCGCACCCTCCGCGCCAGAGGCACGCCCCCGGAGGAAGTCCGCCACCTCGCGGCGCAGATGAGCTAG